A genomic window from Colletotrichum destructivum chromosome 7, complete sequence includes:
- a CDS encoding Putative rmlC-like cupin domain superfamily, rmlC-like jelly roll, gentisate 1,2-dioxygenase — MSSTTVTETSEHTKAVEDETSQMLRAAEISHTKPLWKQMSRLNPALPNPRCIPHLWKYSDIQPTLLQAGHLVTESQAERRVLMLVNPSRDAPFTTDTLYAGLQLVMPNETAKAHRHTAFAMRFIIEGNGGFTAVHGKRIAMNRGDVILTPTWNWHDHGKDGSGPMIWLDGLDLPNFTHFPVHFVEHFSSPRYPADDVDTSQSPIVFPWSRMKASLDSEEGQYVTRRYLRTDGSEVSKVLGGCAARLDAGATSPLVQETASSVYHVVEGSGQTRIGDKVLIWKKGDTFCIPSWYSYQHSADEGLGSPVYLYCFDDTPMLKSLGFYRSADMDVETLVSA, encoded by the exons ATGTCCTCCACAACAGTCACCGAGACTTCCGAACATACCAAAGCGGTTGAAGATGAGACCTCGCAGATGTTGCGGGCTGCCGAGATCAGCCATACAAAGCCACTATGGAAACAGATGAGCAGACTCAACCCGGCTCTGCCCAACCCACGATGCATTCCACACCTCTGGAAGTACTCTGACATTCAGCCGACTCTCTTACAAGCGGGGCATCTTGTTACCGAGTCCCAGGCCGAGCGCCGGGTGTTAATGCTGGTGAATCCATCCCGAG ATGCCCCCTTCACCACTGACACCCTGTATGCCGGACTTCAGCTCGTGATGCCGAATGAGACGGCCAAGGCTCATCGGCACACTGCTTTTGCCATGCGCTTCATCATTGAAGGAAACGGAGGCTTCACTGCGGTCCATGGCAAGCGTATCGCGATGAACCGAGGAGATGTCATCCTCACTCCTACCTGGAACTGGCACGATCATGGGAAAGACGGATCCGGCCCGATGATCTGGCTCGATGGCTTAGACTTGCCCAACTTTACCCACTTTCCTGTGCACTTCGTCGAGCATTTCTCATCGCCACGGTATCCCGCAGACGATGTCGATACTTCTCAGTCACCCATCGTTTTCCCTTGGAGCCGAATGAAGGCATCGTTGGACTCCGAAGAGGGCCAATATGTTACACGAAGATACCTGCGCACCGATGGCTCTGAAG TCAGCAAGGTACTGGGCGGATGTGCAGCCCGCTTGGATGCTGGTGCAACTTCGCCTCTAGTCCAGGAGACGGCATCGTCAGTATACCACGTGGTCGAAGGCTCTGGCCAGACACGGATTGGAGACAAGGTTTTAATCTGGAAGAAAGGAGATACCTTTTGCATCCCTTCGTGGTATTCCTACCAGCATTCTGCGGATGAAGGACTTGGGTCTCCAGTATACTTGTATTGTTTTGACGACACGCCAATGCTTAAGAGCTTGGGGTTCTATCGCTCCGCCGACATGGACGTCGAGACCCTTGTGTCGGCTTAG
- a CDS encoding Putative major facilitator superfamily, MFS transporter superfamily: protein MRIWILLNVSFYNLLGNAFAAGVPPLFSRIIQELNCTSEEASQLSTYVLLTLGLSNVFALPAASLIGKRYTILASLVLFFVFCLWSAEASTFADLRASRILGGLAGGLVEALGPSFVAESFPEQQLASAMVVYVGLLAAGSAIGPIVAGVVAEGLGDWRWYFRILSAMIFVTFFGSLIMLPETRVDESGEVEVELNTIAEDNPKGQLSSPACTEIETAHGRSGASSRRILLGQQWRLRSFSMAYVDMDWKIAASSVIHPIQLLVAPQVLITTLIFGLTIGWTVLVSILVSVVYSPPPFLWGARAIGLLSVGPLVGLLVGLPVGGALADYLFNRATRRNGGISDPASRLPAVVIGGLISPAGCLVIGYGLQSPDKWAQVSVGYGMVATGLTCSANILLTYAVDTMPPRASQIGVLVNLIKNSVGFGVSYAATSWMAQVGPVAQFGTMAGILWGVYLLVIPLHLFSDTIIRKTSFLA, encoded by the exons ATGAGGATCTGGATCCTACTCAATGTCAGCTTCTACAACCTTCTTGGGAATGCCTTCGCTGCTGGAGTGCCTCCTCTGTTTTCCCGAATCATCCAAGAGCTTAACTGCACTTCAGAGGAGGCATCGCAGCTCTCAACCTATGTTCTCCTGACTTTGGGCTTGTCT AACGTCTTCGCTCTCCCCGCCGCTTCTCTCATCGGTAAAAGATACACGATCCTCGCATCTCTTGTTTTGTTCTTCGTCTTCTGTTTGTGGTCTGCAGAAGCATCGACGTTCGCCGACTTGAGAGCGTCTCggatcctcggcggccttgctggcgggctcgtcgaggccttggGCCCCAGCTTCGTTGCCGAGAGCTTCCCGGAACAGCAACTTGCCAGCGCAATGGTGGTATATGTTGGGCTCTTGGCCGCTGGCTCGGCAATTGGTCCCATCGTCGCGGGAGTCGTGGCCGAGGGTCTTGGCGACTGGCGATGGTACTTCCGTATCTTGTCGGCCATGATCTTTGTCACATTTTTCGGGTCCCTCATCATGCTCCCGGAGACGCGAGTGGATGAATCTGgagaggtcgaggtcgagctcaATACTATCGCCGAGGACAACCCGAAAGGACAGCTTTCAAGTCCAGCCTGCACAGAAATTGAAACCGCCCATGGGAGGTCAGGTGCCTCGAGCCGCCGCATATTGCTTGGCCAGCAGTGGAGGCTCCGATCTTTTTCCATGGCATACGTCGATATGGATTGGAAAATTGCTGCATCTAGCGTGATCCACCCTATACAGCTACTTGTCGCTCCACAGGTGCTGATTACAACCCTCATATTTGGGCTCACGATCGGCTGGACCGTCCTTGTCTCCATCCTGGTCTCGGTCGTCTACAGCCCACCCCCGTTCCTATGGGGCGCTCGCGCTATTGGACTCCTCAGCGTTGGGCCGCTGGTCGGCCTCTTGGTCGGTCTTCCAGTGGGCGGAGCCTTGGCCGATTACCTTTTCAACCGAGCTACTCGACGTAACGGCGGGATATCAGATCCAGCTTCAAGGCTCCCGGCCGTGGTCATTGGAGGCCTCATTAGCCCCGCTGGGTGTTTGGTGATTGGCTATGGTTTACAGTCTCCAGACAAATGGGCACAAGTCAGCGTCGGTTATGGAATGGTGGCCACCGGGTTGACTTGCTCGGCCAACATTTTGCTCACCTACGCAGTCGACACCATGCCGCCACGCGCAAGCCAGATTGGAGTTCTGGTGAACCTGATAAAAAACTCTGTTGGATTTGGCGTTTCTTACGCGGCCACGAGCTGGATGGCACAGGTAGGCCCTGTTGCCCAGTTTGGTACCATGGCCGGGATACTATGGGGTGTGTACTTGCTGGTCATTCCCCTTCATCTTTTTAGCGACACAATCATCCGGAAAACATCATTCTTAGCGTAA
- a CDS encoding uncharacterized protein (Putative zn(2)Cys(6) fungal-type DNA-binding domain, transcription factor domain, fungi), with translation MENNTPGSTGTTTRKRKRIPIACSSCRIRKSRCDGARPQCSTCVEQGLDCVYAANSGANGALVPKQYLEQVEYRLAIVEKEISRLKQQVNPLSSSFPDEKQHVIFPSSRPCRAEDRSESTQPEESLNVEEGSLAGITPDATDGVGTIEFTSGETWAYFGPSSNIAFTKILRRTLDHLLLKTQRARQGVTSSTPGQHAQKHMLAVSRSSSPVIDSFDSRRLEKPSEASRLPPEDEVTRLVRQFFGDTGLLFPYIHEESFWKTFKHYRSIGMRNARYSWLALLNMILALATSTTNAARLGFRDRQAVSEVYYRRAKSLSMTEMMTGANVEAVQGMLLMSQYLQGSQRSVQTWAIHGLAVKAALELGFHSELALQRFDPLEREIRIRTWYACIVLDRTLSMTFGRPPIIPQRYIRTPLSKHFISYSRTLDPSEWSREEESTMFWNATITLYRVTAAVIDDLYESNIGSISAKPLSNTVSTVIRIGQQLADWQASLPLSMQLVEPGEMTNLETKLTLLRLRVILTLRHHNLQILSHRPILDRCLQSLDGSPQSSQEAATLQQAWHLSKTMCLRSAEAIIRLVEACKLANEAKPEFSFLGAWWFSLYFTFNASLTIVAIKLIEESYFSSPFDQAYVGTAARFEDILKSAISCIARLDTQNFTVEKCAKFVATLVFMVQSLQIGVGRDDISCEVGVIPSSAGVLIDENGASQTTHLPPHTGGMDDAFSNLISYLPPNFNDFSINSAPFAMSDLMDDFPTGDLFW, from the exons ATGGAGAACAACACTCCCGGATCAACAGGCACGACAACTCGGAAGCGGAAGCGCATCCCGATCGCGTGCAGCTCATGTCGAATTCGGAAGTCAAGG TGTGATGGTGCGAGACCGCAATGCTCCACTTGTGTTGAGCAAGGATTAGACTGTGTCTACGCTGCCAATTCAGGTGCAAACGGTGCGTTGGTACCGAAACA ATATCTCGAACAAGTAGAGTACCGCCTGGCAATCGTCGAAAAAGAAATAAGTCGGCTCAAACAACAAGTCaaccctctctcttcctcttttccgGATGAAAAGCAACATGTTATATTCCCATCTAGCAGGCCTTGCCGCGCGGAAGACCGCTCCGAAAGCACTCAGCCGGAGGAGTCGTTGAATGTAGAGGAAGGAAGCCTCGCTGGAATCACCCCTGACGCAACAGATGGCGTTGGTACCATCGAGTTTACCAGTGGCGAGACTTGGGCATATTTTG GACCCTCGTCTAATATCGCTTTCACGAAAATCCTTCGTCGCACGCTCGACCACTTGCTGCTGAAGACCCAACGAGCACGACAAGGAGTGACTTCCTCCACGCCGGGACAACACGCCCAAAAACACATGCTTGCCGTGTCCAGGTCAAGTTCCCCGGTCATCGACTCGTTCGATTCGAGACGACTAGAAAAGCCTTCGGAAGCAAGCCGTCTGCCGCCCGAAGATGAAGTCACCCGTTTGGTCCGTCAGTTCTTTGGCGACACAGGTCTTCTATTCCCTTACATCCACGAGGAGAGTTTTTGGAAGACTTTTAAGCACTATAGATCTATCGGAATGCGGAATGCGAGATATTCATGGCTCGCGTTACTAAACATGATTCTTGCACTGGCTACCAGTACCACCAACGCGGCGAGACTCGGTTTCAGAGACAGGCAGGCCGTATCAGAGGTATACTACCGTCGGGCCAAGTCTCTGTCAATGACAGAGATGATGACTGGGGCCAACGTTGAAGCAG TTCAGGGTATGCTCTTGATGTCACAATACCTTCAAGGCAGTCAGAGGTCGGTCCAGACATGGGCCATCCACGGGCTCGCCGTTAAAGCTGCGTTGGAGTTGGGATTCCACTCAGAACTAGCCCTCCAAAGGTTCGATCCACTTGAACGCGAGATAAGAATACGGACCTGGTATGCATGCATTGTTCTGGATAG AACATTAAGCATGACTTTCGGCCGCCCCCCCATCATTCCGCAGCGTTATATCCGAACCCCCTTATCAAAACATTTCATCTCGTACTCCAGAACTTTAGACCCTTCTGAATGGTCCCGCGAGGAAGAGAGCACGATGTTCTGGAACGCTACCAT AACCCTCTATAGAGTCACCGCAGCCGTCATTGATGATCTCTACGAGAGTAATATCGGGTCAATTTCAGCCAAACCCCTTTCAAACACCGTGTCTACTGTTATTCGGATCGGACAACAGTTGGCTGATTGGCAAGCCTCTTTGCCTCTGTCGATGCAACTAGTTGAGCCGGGAGAGATGACCAACCTGGAAACGAAGTTGACATTGCTAAGACTTCGAGTGATTTTGACCCTACGGCATCACAACCTTCAGATCTTGTCACACCGACCCATTCTGGATCGATGTTTACAGTCTCTTGATGGAAGCCCCCAATCCTCACAGGAGGCAGCTACACTACAACAAGCCTGGCATCTGAGCAAAACGATGTGTCTTCGATCCGCCGAAGCAATCATTCGTTTGGTCGAAGCCTGCAAGCTGGCAAACGAAGCAAAGCCAGAATTTTCCTTCCTCGGGGCATGGTGGTTCAGTCTTTATTTTA CCTTTAACGCTTCCCTCACAATCGTTGCGATAAAACTCATCGAAGAAAGCTATTTCTCCAGTCCCTTTGATCAAGCCTACGTAGGTACGGCGGCTCGATTTGAAGACATCCTCAAGAGCGCCATTAGCTGCATTGCGCGCCTGGACACTCAGAATTTCACGGTGGAAAAGTGTGCAAAGTTTGTGGCGACTCTGGTCTTTATGGTTCAAAGCCTGCAAATAG GTGTAGGGCGCGATGATATTAGCTGTGAGGTCGGAGTGATACCTTCGAGTGCAGGCGTTCTCATCGACGAGAACGGGGCGAGCCAGACCACACATCTGCCTCCTCACACCGGGGGAATGGACGACGCCTTCTCTAATCTGATCAGTTATCTCCCGCCGAACTTCAACGATTTCTCTATTAATAGTGCTCCGTTCGCCATGTCGGATTTGATGGACGACTTTCCCACTGGTGATCTGTTCTGGTAG